One genomic window of Niveibacterium sp. SC-1 includes the following:
- a CDS encoding urea carboxylase-associated family protein yields the protein MDRIFTLSLNTQQLELLDRTATACSLSREALIARAFEDGEVGLAARSNPTAAPAALDAPAARNLVHECVIEPGTGKALEVRKGQILRIEQIAGPQCVDFNCFNLHDHKEVMHAGRIRAVHGLRPSAGDFVWSAPPRERAMMYILADTAGCNDVMFSRCSAYLYESVYGFTRHTNCHDIQAEAQREYGLTPDDVHDSLNFFMNTSVAGDRALIHRLPAQTGDHVELLALMDVLAVPNVCGNDVGRTSNFELKPIGLSIHTASAADLARVPPLRIQPTNLRTPADFRQPHIKSDRPLNRDPAYRPQFTNVPLARVPVEVRLTDERYSDLRSHHAGLATYYGEDAAALLRDVLLSWWERRCAGALPGSSP from the coding sequence ATGGACCGCATCTTCACCCTCTCGCTCAACACCCAGCAGCTCGAGCTCCTGGACCGCACGGCGACCGCCTGCAGTCTCAGCCGCGAGGCGCTGATCGCGCGCGCCTTCGAAGACGGCGAGGTCGGGCTGGCCGCGAGGTCCAACCCGACCGCAGCGCCGGCCGCCCTCGACGCGCCGGCCGCGCGCAACCTGGTGCATGAGTGCGTGATCGAACCCGGCACCGGCAAGGCGCTGGAAGTGCGCAAGGGTCAGATCCTGCGCATCGAGCAGATTGCGGGGCCGCAATGCGTGGACTTCAACTGCTTCAACCTGCACGACCACAAGGAGGTCATGCACGCCGGGCGGATCCGCGCGGTGCACGGCCTGCGCCCGAGCGCGGGCGATTTCGTCTGGTCGGCGCCGCCGCGCGAGCGGGCGATGATGTACATCCTGGCCGATACGGCCGGCTGCAATGACGTGATGTTCTCGCGCTGCAGCGCCTACCTCTACGAGTCGGTCTACGGTTTCACGCGGCACACCAACTGTCACGACATCCAGGCCGAGGCCCAGCGCGAATACGGGCTCACGCCCGACGATGTGCACGACTCGCTCAACTTCTTCATGAACACCAGCGTGGCGGGTGATCGCGCGCTCATACACCGGCTGCCGGCGCAGACCGGCGACCATGTCGAACTGCTCGCCCTGATGGATGTGCTGGCGGTGCCAAATGTCTGCGGCAACGACGTCGGGCGCACCAGCAACTTCGAACTCAAGCCGATCGGGCTCTCCATCCATACGGCGAGCGCCGCGGACCTCGCCCGCGTGCCGCCGCTGCGCATCCAGCCCACCAATCTGCGTACCCCGGCGGACTTCCGCCAGCCGCACATCAAGTCCGACCGCCCGCTCAATCGCGATCCGGCCTACCGGCCGCAATTCACCAATGTGCCGCTGGCCCGGGTGCCGGTGGAAGTCCGACTCACCGATGAGCGCTATTCGGATCTGCGTAGCCACCACGCCGGGCTTGCGACCTACTATGGCGAGGACGCCGCCGCCCTCCTGCGCGACGTGCTGCTGAGCTGGTGGGAGCGCCGCTGTGCCGGCGCGCTGCCCGGCAGCAGCCCCTGA